ATCATCTGTCGTATCAGTAGACTGAGATACTTTTTTTAACACATTATCAATTAAATTAGATGCAAAACTTTTATTCTCATTCCCTTCATGAATCGTTTGATGAATTGGCAAAGTTTGTGGTCTATGTGGTCGTGCATAAGGAAACATATTTTCTTCGCCCGCTGGGGTATGAACTGCCGATATTTCCGTTTGTGTTGCAACACCGTTATCAATAAGATTGGCTTTTGTTTGCATATTCGACATGCATCGTTTTATTTCTGACATAGAATCTTGTAATTGTTGAACCTAATCATATATCAGATTTTTAAATAACAGAAATGTTACTAATATTCTAAAACGGATTACAAAGATATAATTGGTGTTACCTGAGTATGCAACAAATTACATGTTTGTGCTAGATTAGTTACAACGTCTACATTTTGTGCAATATTTTCGTTATCAGTGTTCGTAGAATCTCGATTAGCAGTAGGTTGAAGACTAACAACTTTCTTCCACAATGCATTAATTGCTTGCATTTGTAATAACTGTAATTTATGTTCACTTTCTAACGCAGTTCGAGTAGCTTCCATATCAGTAGAGAGTTTCCTTAAAAAAAGAAGATTcataaattatacaatattttgaaaacggtattacatttatttaacgAGAAAATGAAAACCATACTGGATATATTTATTCGTCCTTATCATTTCAATAGTCTTCAATATAGTGGTTGCTTTTTTATTAAGATTCCTAGTATGATATCCTCTCCACATCCTTTGAATACATATTGCTGCTTTCTCAGCTTCATCTTGGTCtattttaaaagtaaaaaattattaagcttcttaatttattaggaagacctatttttatatttataaagaaaagGAGGATCACCTTTATTATCTTCCTGTCTTCTTTGAATAGCTCTATGTCGAATGCTATCTAATTTCGCTTGACATACTTCACTATCTTCATCACTACTTTGAGTAGCATTATCTGCATCGCCATCTCCATTGCTTTTAATGACACtagttttaattttatcattagcACTCTTTGGCCTTGGTATATTTCTGCCTAAGTTTGGTGAATTTTTTGTATTTCGTTTTGCAGGCAATGTTTTGCTTTGAACGTAATTATTGATTTTCACACTATGGGGACATTTAGTACTAGTATTTGTAATAATAGGCTTAGCAATATTTGGTTTTCCAACAGCACAATTTGTTGCTGAACTACTTTTTACAAGTGCATTCGCTTTTATAGAAGTAAGATTTGTTTTAGCCATTGGATTTACTGTATTTATTATAGGAATAGCCTTGCCATCTCCATCAGAAATGAGCTTGCTTGGCATTGTAATTTGACAAGGTGATGTTAATTTGCTTGGTGGAGTTTTTGCTAACACTCGAGAAAGACCAGATGGTGGACGAAAATCTGGACTCATTAAAGACTCAGGAACTGGCACTAATTTTGTTGCAGCTTGCAGAGGACTAGATGTTTCTGAAAAGCAAATTTTTAGTTaatacgtttttatttaagaaatGAAAACTCAGTAATATTCATTATTTACCTTCTGTATCTTGCAAAACAACCGTATTTGGAGTCTTGTTAGCTAAAGTACCACAAAGCATATTTGGATCTAAACTCTGAGTCATCAATGATTCCTGATCTTCACTTAataaagtatggcatgaagaaACTATAGCATCGGTGTGACAACTAGATACCATTCTATCAGGTGACCTCATTCTCAATGAATTTCTTGATGAACCTAATACCATACCATTCATTtgtatttacaattaatttcatgtattgttacatattttattgtatttggGTTCTTTATGACTAACTTCAATAGCAGAAGCATGCAAATAATATCTGACTAAGGACAAACAATATAAAAAGTGTGAACTATGTGAAATATATTTCCAAATCGTCAAATATTAATTTGCTaaacaaattttctaattaGCATCGTTATCACAACATTGCTCTTTTTTCATTCTCCAAAGTCATTTGCGCTATAAGCTTAAAAACGTAATCACTTAATAACGTACTATATACTAGGCACAGAAGACATAAACATGTGCATTAATCCAAGACAAAATTTGTCCATAATGTACATTTgtacataatgtaatacattattatttaacttttatttttgaTTAGCTTTCTAAAGTACAGATGATATTTGTCTCAGATTTTTACACATGTCTATAATGCAGTTATAGCCATGTATGATTAATTTCGATTTTGACTTTGGATACCTTTACAAGGCGAATGGCACACACAGTACTTTGCTTCATAAAATTTTGGTGACTGTAAGCATTTATCTTCATAGTATGTCAACATTGGCGCAACTAGagaaaatacattataactAGAACATATAGGTGCATGACGACTGGAAAGTGTACATCACTACTAGTCCACGTTTTATCAATGTAACAAGAAAAACTGTACAAAAGTTTATATTATACTTGCAATAATAATGAACGAAATGGAAGATTAATTAACTCACTGGTACGTCTAGGAGAACCTGTCCTGTTATGACTAAGTCTACGCCTAGTAGCTGGAGAAGGACTCATTCCGACGCTACTTAAGCTGTGCACGCTTCCAGTATCACTTTGTTGATTTAATTGCTGTTGATGATGTTGTGCTTTACTCAAAATTAGCCTTAGCTTCCTGTCAGTTTCATTTTCTAGGGATTCACCAGAAAGTGGGCAAACAGATGCTAAATACTGTGCAAGTAATGCATGTTCGCCAACACGGAATTGTCTACCGCGTCCCTGAGAATATAGCCACTCTGCTTTTAAACTGAGTGGCCATCATTTCaagtaaattttaattcttcaaaaactgaataaaattatacatgtctctatataaaattatacatgaAATGACCAATATGTCTAGAAAGACACCCACCTTTCAATAGGATCAACATGATAGCCATCAATTGATTTCAAGCTCATACACCAATTGATAACAAAAGGTCGATAGTCAAAACCACTATAAGCTATTTGTTAAGAAGCTATAGCTGTAGGTCTACAGTTAGTATGAATGATTTTGTTTTATGTGTACCTAGCATTCTACAAgcataatattttattgataaagAACAATTCTATGTGATGACATTCagaataataagaaaatatttcgtaAAGAAGTTTTTGCTATAGATCACTAATTGACTTCTAAGATCTAAGTGAAaatattaacttgaattatacaattataaaaagGATACATACTGTTACCTGTCATACTGACACATGGATTATTAGCAATTGAAAAATTGActacatttttcaaattagcTAAATGTGACATTTCATTCAAATCTGTAATGTTATTGTTTGACAATGTAAATGTTTCTAGAGAAGTAGGTAAATAGCGTTCACATTGCCTTAATGTTATTATGCGATTGTTATGTAAAAACAGTTCCTAAAATACCGttagttttaataatattagaGTTAAAGATTACATAGTTTCTTATCAATATTACCTTTAAATTTCGTAGATAAGATATGTCTGAAATGTGACTGATGCTATTTTCAGATAAATCTAAATGTTCCAGCTTAGTATTTGTGTGCAAGTGTTCAATAGACTGCAGattaatagaatattataaaGATCCACCAATTCAGCTATTAGAAGATATATATACCACACTTATATTTATCATACCTTTATATTATTGCCAGCTAAGCAAAgtgtttgtaaatttatcatatCCTTTATGCCTTCTATGGTCAAGATACCATTATTTGCTAAATTAAGAGTTACAAGATTATGTAACTTTGATACCCCATACATACGAAGTAATTGATTCCTTACTATTGATAgctgaaataaattaattataaattttttaaataatcgttTGTTTACTACCTTAAGAAAtatgattaaaatgtatagggtagaatgaaagaagaaaagtataaggatatatatatataatacaaatacataaatttaattttacataaCATATTATCATAAACATATTACCTTAGTAATTCTGTGATAAGAATCAAGATTATCGAGACGCTGGAGCTCATTATCGTCAATGATCAATGTGCTGATATCTGCATCTGACGGACAACGAGGAAGTTTCTTCAAACCTTGACCGCTTAGATCGAGTGTATCGCATACTAAGGAttctaaataaatttcattgttgttaatttaattaaataaatatttaaattttaaataacataaAATGTCAAAACTGTGCAAAAGTGCAAGACCACAATGAAATTGTACTGTTTTTACGCATATACCAATTAAATTTACAAAACTTGTAAAAAATCGATACGTGTTAAGAATGTTTAGGATATTTGTAAGAAAAtagtttgtataaaaattgtataatacaagTATTAAATTTGCACTAACCCGTCGAAGCCATGATGAACACAAAAAACTGGTAGACGCTATGAAGATGTCGTCGTAATCACTATAGTATTTAATAAGAACAGATATTTATAAAGCATAGCAATATTAATTTCAGtttgtatatataattttatacagaTAACGGAGGAAATAATACCACACTAATAttttttctaatcgtatttatttccattaataatattttcgtaTAACACAGATTTAATATTAATCTTGTAGAATCAATTCTTACTTGATTAAAAGAAGACATTGCAgttaacatttaataatattacgtttataaattatagattttTCAATCACGATAAACGGTGCTTATACGAACTATTTTGAAATTGCGCGTACGAGAATCAAATATGGCGATCTAAGAGTTCAGAATACTTCTGAAGTTACTTCGTTAATGTTGTTAAATTTATCGTTTAACACTAACTTGCTTAAAATTTGAATTATCTTCTAAAACATAATTGTTAACAATAGGTAAGGTTTTATTtaatacaattaattaattaagctTTTTTATGGCATAATAATGAAGTCACGTGTTAACATTGTTATGAAATTACAAAAGATTGTACGAAGTAAATTAATAATGAAACGttgcataattaatatttgtagtaGACACAAATCTAATATAAGTCATGACATTAGTGTTAGTGAAAGcaagcgattaaaaaaaaaaattattaatatcaagAAATATGGGCAGCTTCTAACCTTACCAGAGAATATTTCTACGTGTAATCAAAAACATGAAAATGATGTGAATAAAGATTATATAGCTAAAAATTCAGTTGCTTTACCAAATAAATCTCAAGTACGTGTGGAATACGAAGATTTATCCGTTATACCTAAAAATTTTGAACAGAGTTTGTATCCATTAATAGGTAGTGCAAAAAGTAATTATAACAATTCtttaatagaacataaagatatacaaacattagaaaatgaaaataatcagAAACAAACTTATAACAAAaggactaatgacaatgatgtAAGAACTAACGAAATCAATATGCAAATGCTTCCAAAATCATTATatgaacaaatatttaaaaattgttctaaacaagaaaaaataccAGAGGAAGAAATAGAAGCTATAAAAAACAATTTGCGTTCGTATGGGATAAACACTGAAGATGCAAGTAGACTTCCTgatgttaatattaaaatacctCCTTTAGAAGGAGATAATATTGaagaacatttttataatattgcaAATAAACAGATTAAACCTTAcataaaacttataaaaa
The Bombus vancouverensis nearcticus chromosome 6, iyBomVanc1_principal, whole genome shotgun sequence DNA segment above includes these coding regions:
- the Cep97 gene encoding centrosomal protein 97kDa isoform X2, whose product is MASTESLVCDTLDLSGQGLKKLPRCPSDADISTLIIDDNELQRLDNLDSYHRITKLSIVRNQLLRMYGVSKLHNLVTLNLANNGILTIEGIKDMINLQTLCLAGNNIKSIEHLHTNTKLEHLDLSENSISHISDISYLRNLKELFLHNNRIITLRQCERYLPTSLETFTLSNNNITDLNEMSHLANLKNVVNFSIANNPCVSMTGNSIGFDYRPFVINWCMSLKSIDGYHVDPIESLKAEWLYSQGRGRQFRVGEHALLAQYLASVCPLSGESLENETDRKLRLILSKAQHHQQQLNQQSDTGSVHSLSSVGMSPSPATRRRLSHNRTGSPRRTSSSRNSLRMRSPDRMVSSCHTDAIVSSCHTLLSEDQESLMTQSLDPNMLCGTLANKTPNTVVLQDTEETSSPLQAATKLVPVPESLMSPDFRPPSGLSRVLAKTPPSKLTSPCQITMPSKLISDGDGKAIPIINTVNPMAKTNLTSIKANALVKSSSATNCAVGKPNIAKPIITNTSTKCPHSVKINNYVQSKTLPAKRNTKNSPNLGRNIPRPKSANDKIKTSVIKSNGDGDADNATQSSDEDSEVCQAKLDSIRHRAIQRRQEDNKDQDEAEKAAICIQRMWRGYHTRNLNKKATTILKTIEMIRTNKYIQKLSTDMEATRTALESEHKLQLLQMQAINALWKKVVSLQPTANRDSTNTDNENIAQNVDVVTNLAQTCNLLHTQVQQLQDSMSEIKRCMSNMQTKANLIDNGVATQTEISAVHTPAGEENMFPYARPHRPQTLPIHQTIHEGNENKSFASNLIDNVLKKVSQSTDTTDDEVNTDILNSNENPELLNSTEHPDMFKSCEEIIEPDFKDVVEHDVKHEYDVIDNAVINGEVCEETLCKELHNFIETEITTGNCANLETENNSEEIEKE
- the Cep97 gene encoding centrosomal protein 97kDa isoform X1, with translation MASTESLVCDTLDLSGQGLKKLPRCPSDADISTLIIDDNELQRLDNLDSYHRITKLSIVRNQLLRMYGVSKLHNLVTLNLANNGILTIEGIKDMINLQTLCLAGNNIKSIEHLHTNTKLEHLDLSENSISHISDISYLRNLKELFLHNNRIITLRQCERYLPTSLETFTLSNNNITDLNEMSHLANLKNVVNFSIANNPCVSMTGNSIGFDYRPFVINWCMSLKSIDGYHVDPIESLKAEWLYSQGRGRQFRVGEHALLAQYLASVCPLSGESLENETDRKLRLILSKAQHHQQQLNQQSDTGSVHSLSSVGMSPSPATRRRLSHNRTGSPRRTIAPMLTYYEDKCLQSPKFYEAKYCVCHSPCKGSSRNSLRMRSPDRMVSSCHTDAIVSSCHTLLSEDQESLMTQSLDPNMLCGTLANKTPNTVVLQDTEETSSPLQAATKLVPVPESLMSPDFRPPSGLSRVLAKTPPSKLTSPCQITMPSKLISDGDGKAIPIINTVNPMAKTNLTSIKANALVKSSSATNCAVGKPNIAKPIITNTSTKCPHSVKINNYVQSKTLPAKRNTKNSPNLGRNIPRPKSANDKIKTSVIKSNGDGDADNATQSSDEDSEVCQAKLDSIRHRAIQRRQEDNKDQDEAEKAAICIQRMWRGYHTRNLNKKATTILKTIEMIRTNKYIQKLSTDMEATRTALESEHKLQLLQMQAINALWKKVVSLQPTANRDSTNTDNENIAQNVDVVTNLAQTCNLLHTQVQQLQDSMSEIKRCMSNMQTKANLIDNGVATQTEISAVHTPAGEENMFPYARPHRPQTLPIHQTIHEGNENKSFASNLIDNVLKKVSQSTDTTDDEVNTDILNSNENPELLNSTEHPDMFKSCEEIIEPDFKDVVEHDVKHEYDVIDNAVINGEVCEETLCKELHNFIETEITTGNCANLETENNSEEIEKE